A single region of the Salvia miltiorrhiza cultivar Shanhuang (shh) chromosome 8, IMPLAD_Smil_shh, whole genome shotgun sequence genome encodes:
- the LOC130999369 gene encoding uncharacterized protein At2g29880-like: MKSNSGFGYDNDTKKFTAPDEVWDAYIEAHPKDAYLRTGSFSDYDDLRFAVGNGVAVGRNAIGVGSATDARTIGVDESRGPTIEELNYDTATEAFVVLGEGDPPLSGSKSPLEPTEVPVESTQRRAPAKRSRGQFETNSGHTENSPHQELLVQIKKVTSTMDRVESLFVKRDTMMEKRENEKSFTTWDAIEEIPDLSEEDRYTAFDLLVTKSQKDGFMKMTVPQRKRWIELKTRK, translated from the exons ATGAAGTCTAACTCTGGTTTTGGTTATGACAACGACACCAAAAAATTCACGGCCCCAGATGAAGTATGGGATGCGTATATAGAG gCTCACCCAAAAGATGCATACTTACGCACTGGGAGTTTTTCGGACTAtgatgacttgagatttgctgtTGGAAACGGTGTGGCTGTAGGAAGAAACGCAATTGGAGTTGGCAGTGCTACTGATGCTAGGACAATAGGAGTTGATGAAAGTAGAGGTCCAACCATAGAGGAGTTGAATTACGATACTGCTACTGAGGCGTTTGTAGTACTGGGTGAAGGTGACCCACCGTTATCCGGCTCCAAATCACCTTTGGAGCCCACTGAAGTGCCTGTGGAGTCCACTCAGAGAAGAGCTCCCGCCAAGAGAAGCAGAGGCCAGTTTGAGACAAATTCAGGCCACACTGAAAATAGTCCGCATCAGGAGCTCCTGGTACAAATTAAAAAAGTCACTAGCACAATGGATCGAGTTGAAAGCCTCTTCGTGAAACGAGATACTATGAtggagaaaagagaaaatgaaaaaagtttTACAACTTGGGATGCTATTGAAGAAATACCTGATTTGAGTGAAGAGGACCGCTACACAGCATTTGACTTGCTTGTTACAAAGTCACAAAAAGATGGATTTATGAAAATGACTGTTCCTCAACGTAAAAGATGGATAGAATTGAAGACTAGGAAATAG
- the LOC130998755 gene encoding uncharacterized protein LOC130998755, which translates to MIAVARRNLSCLFVNTNSFLCNSNAHLFPSIHFFSTWRVKNPIPNPKIYDLLVNKHQFPPDLASLASSGLPKSRSPLRVDTLLSFLKENSFTATQLQKLVICYPRILGFTIESINFKFKVFQNLGLSPKEIAKIISGRTSILHSSYENGIIPKLSTLKCLLGSDHDVARLLIRCSWFLSADLEKTLMPNMEILKSYSIPMERILYFLHLRPRCFVVKPDILQKSVVRAIEFGVPWTSGVFIQAVSLFTHTSKGMWEVKVQTIRDLGFSDDDILTIFRKQPLVFAQTEEKMKNVVEHLLATGRYKISSIVTCPAALGYSVKKRIEPRLQILRLLESRSLIEKWPKLSAVATLTEDRFFDRFVKPYCDEIGEEHITKIYVEGRKR; encoded by the coding sequence ATGATTGCAGTTGCACGCAGGAATCTCTCCTGTTTATTTGTAAACACTAATTCATTTCTCTGCAACTCCAATGCTCATCTCTTCCCGTCAATCCATTTCTTCTCCACTTGGAGGGTGAAAAACCCAATCCCTAACCCTAAAATCTACGATCTATTGGTCAACAAACACCAATTTCCTCCTGATTTAGCTTCACTAGCTTCATCGGGTTTACCTAAATCTAGAAGCCCCTTAAGAGTTGATACATTATTGTCATTCCTCAAAGAGAATAGCTTTACGGCTACTCAGCTGCAGAAACTCGTCATATGTTATCCTCGAATTCTAGGGTTTACCATTGAGAGcattaatttcaaattcaagGTATTCCAAAATTTGGGCCTTTCCCCCAAGGAGATTGCCAAGATAATATCCGGTCGTACGTCTATTTTACATTCAAGTTATGAGAATGGGATCATTCCCAAATTATCAACGCTAAAGTGCTTGCTGGGATCCGATCATGATGTGGCCAGACTTTTGATACGATGCAGCTGGTTTCTGTCAGCCGATTTGGAGAAAACCTTAATGCCAAATATGGAAATCTTGAAGAGCTATAGCATACCAATGGAGCGTATCCTTTATTTTCTCCATCTTCGCCCGAGATGTTTCGTGGTCAAGCCGGATATTTTGCAGAAATCTGTAGTCAGGGCTATAGAATTTGGGGTCCCTTGGACTTCAGGCGTTTTTATCCAAGCTGTGAGTCTTTTCACTCATACGAGTAAAGGAATGTGGGAAGTCAAGGTGCAAACGATCCGCGATTTGGGATTTTCTGATGATGATATACTCACAATATTTAGGAAGCAACCATTAGTTTTTGCACAAACTGAGGAGAAAATGAAGAACGTCGTAGAGCATCTGCTTGCTACCGGTAGGTACAAGATATCGAGCATTGTCACTTGTCCAGCGGCACTCGGGTACAGTGTGAAGAAGAGGATTGAGCCACGGTTGCAAATACTTAGACTCTTGGAAAGTAGGAGTCTGATTGAAAAGTGGCCAAAACTTTCAGCTGTTGCTACATTAACAGAGGATAGATTTTTTGACAGATTCGTTAAGCCTTACTGTGATGAGATTGGCGAAGAACACATCACAAAGATATATGTGGAAGGCAGAAAAAGATGA
- the LOC130998754 gene encoding uncharacterized protein LOC130998754 — translation MMFKPTGAIPAKIRESTRFYPYFKDCIGAIDGTHIPAMIRGKDVSCYRNRHGVNSQNVLAACNFDLQFIYVLSGWEGSAHDSKILSDALSRPNGLHVPQGKYFLVNCGFANRRQFLAPLRGVRYHLKDFGGDGRKPRNADELFNLRHASLRNVIERIFGIFKSRFTIFKTAPPFPFQTQAELVLAYAGLHNFLRKECRSDEFPVEVEEGNAAEDVENDADILDYLSQSQLSQRNEANAWRTSIANAMWENRQITETDQDTQAETEDNS, via the exons ATGATGTTTAAGCCGACTGGCGCAATACCCGCTAAAATTCGGGAAAGTACCAGATTTTATCCTTACTTCAAG GATTGTATCGGGGCTATAGATGGCACTCATATCCCGGCCATGATAAGAGGAAAAGACGTGAGCTGTTATCGTAACCGTCATGGGGTGAATTCGCAAAATGTTTTGGCAGCTTGCAACTTTGATTTGCAGTTCATTTATGTGCTTAGTGGATGGGAAGGCTCAGCCCATGattccaaaattttaagtgATGCATTGTCTAGACCAAATGGACTCCACGTGCCTCAAGGTAAATATTTTCTAGTAAATTGTGGATTTGCTAATCGTCGACAGTTTTTGGCTCCGTTACGTGGCGTTCGATATCATCTCAAAGATTTTGGTGGTGACGGTCGTAAACCAAGAAATGCAGATGAGTTGTTCAATCTTCGACACGCATCATTGCGAAACGTGATTGAACGCATTTTTGGAATCTTCAAATCACgtttcacaattttcaaaacaGCTCCTCCGTTTCCTTTTCAAACACAAGCAGAGTTAGTTTTGGCTTATGCTGGATTGCATAACTTTCTCCGAAAGGAATGTCGTTCTGATGAATTTCCAGTCGAAGTTGAAGAAGGAAATGCTGCAGAAGATGTTGAAAACGATGCGGACATTTTGGATTATCTTTCTCAAAGCCAGCTGTCTCAGAGGAATGAAGCTAATGCATGGAGAACAAGTATTGCTAATGCTATGTGGGAAAATAGACAAATAACTGAAACCGATCAAGACACACAGGCGGAGACCGAAGATAATAGTTAG